A stretch of alpha proteobacterium HIMB59 DNA encodes these proteins:
- a CDS encoding acetoacetyl-CoA synthase (PFAM: AMP-binding enzyme~TIGRFAM: acetoacetyl-CoA synthase), with product MSKLFQPTQKKIKSSNLYFYEDYLDKNYKKKFKNYSQLWNWSVKNPSDFWKSITDFYQVPLIKNKNSKLIQKNVQFWKNNFFFNFQTNYFQLIEKNKSNSLAIHFIGENNYEEKISYSELNSKVNALSSYYLSLGIKKGDVVVGYLPNIADTIIAFLASAKIGAVWSSCSSDFGVKAVIDRFSQLKPKLLIVADHYFYNGKKYDYSKNLRQIRSKIGNPKILKTSYPCKNNRSELHRIYRNEKYHLEEKTKLVDFNHPLYVLFSSGTTGLPKCITHGHGGSLLQHLKELSLHTNVKKEDKMFFLTTCGWMMWNWTVSNLLLGSSIALYDGSPFYPSKDRVIQLTKKFKSNMLGAGAKIYEAIQNNHNPKKKNILPDIKCFISTGSPLSSSTFRFINQNLNKKSFIHSISGGTDIVSCFMLGVPTIPVYAGEIQGPGLGMNIDVFNEKGKPTNMTGELVCKTPFPSKPIFFWNDKSYKKYQSAYFEKFKNIWAHGDYVKKTKNGGYIIYGRSDATLNPGGVRIGTGEIYSALQNFSWIDDSLATGYLTDNDERVVLFIKSVKNKIPNNFTELIKKHLKSTLSPRHVPWKTFVVKDIPRTKSGKNSEILVKNIINNDKVQNLGALANPESVQEYREIKINE from the coding sequence ATGTCTAAATTATTTCAACCAACACAAAAAAAAATCAAAAGTTCTAATCTTTATTTTTATGAAGATTATCTTGATAAGAACTATAAAAAAAAGTTTAAAAATTATTCTCAATTGTGGAATTGGTCAGTTAAAAATCCTAGTGATTTTTGGAAATCAATTACTGATTTTTATCAAGTCCCTCTTATTAAAAATAAAAATTCAAAACTAATTCAAAAAAATGTGCAGTTTTGGAAAAATAATTTTTTTTTTAATTTTCAAACCAATTATTTCCAACTTATAGAAAAAAATAAATCGAATAGTTTAGCTATTCACTTCATAGGGGAAAATAATTATGAAGAAAAAATATCCTATAGTGAGCTTAATTCAAAAGTAAATGCGTTAAGTTCTTATTATCTATCTTTGGGGATTAAAAAAGGTGATGTAGTTGTCGGCTATTTACCAAATATTGCTGATACAATCATTGCTTTTTTGGCTTCTGCTAAAATAGGAGCTGTTTGGTCTTCATGTTCTTCTGATTTTGGTGTGAAGGCGGTTATTGATCGATTTTCTCAATTAAAACCTAAGTTGCTCATAGTTGCAGATCATTATTTTTATAACGGAAAAAAGTATGATTATTCAAAGAACCTAAGACAAATCAGATCCAAAATAGGCAATCCTAAAATTCTTAAAACCTCCTATCCATGTAAAAATAATCGCTCTGAACTTCATAGAATTTATAGAAATGAGAAGTATCATTTAGAGGAAAAAACTAAATTAGTAGATTTTAATCACCCTTTGTATGTCCTTTTCTCGAGCGGTACAACGGGGCTTCCAAAATGTATCACACATGGTCATGGGGGCTCATTATTGCAACACTTAAAAGAGCTATCTCTTCATACGAACGTTAAGAAGGAAGATAAAATGTTTTTTTTAACTACCTGTGGATGGATGATGTGGAATTGGACTGTTTCTAATTTATTATTAGGTTCTAGTATTGCCTTATATGATGGATCTCCTTTTTATCCCTCCAAAGATAGAGTTATTCAATTAACAAAAAAATTTAAATCAAATATGCTAGGTGCAGGAGCTAAGATTTACGAGGCTATACAAAATAATCATAACCCTAAGAAAAAAAATATTTTGCCTGATATAAAATGCTTTATTTCGACTGGCTCTCCTTTAAGTAGTTCTACTTTTCGATTTATTAATCAAAATCTGAATAAAAAATCTTTCATTCACTCCATTAGCGGTGGAACTGATATTGTTTCATGTTTCATGTTAGGAGTTCCTACAATACCTGTCTATGCAGGAGAGATTCAAGGACCAGGTTTAGGAATGAATATCGATGTCTTTAATGAAAAAGGTAAACCGACTAACATGACCGGAGAATTAGTCTGTAAAACACCCTTCCCCTCTAAACCCATCTTTTTTTGGAATGATAAAAGTTATAAAAAATATCAATCAGCCTATTTTGAAAAATTTAAAAACATATGGGCACATGGCGACTATGTAAAAAAAACTAAAAATGGGGGCTATATAATCTATGGAAGGTCAGATGCTACGCTAAATCCGGGAGGGGTGAGAATTGGAACGGGTGAAATTTATAGTGCACTACAGAACTTCTCATGGATTGATGATAGTTTGGCAACGGGCTACTTAACAGATAATGATGAGAGAGTGGTTTTATTCATTAAGTCCGTAAAAAACAAAATACCTAACAATTTTACCGAATTAATTAAAAAGCATTTAAAATCAACCCTTAGTCCACGCCATGTACCTTGGAAAACTTTCGTTGTAAAAGATATCCCAAGAACTAAGAGTGGAAAAAATTCTGAAATTCTTGTCAAAAATATAATTAATAATGATAAAGTCCAAAATCTTGGAGCTTTAGCTAACCCAGAGTCTGTCCAAGAGTATAGAGAGATTAAAATTAATGAGTGA
- a CDS encoding NAD dependent epimerase/dehydratase family protein (PFAM: NAD dependent epimerase/dehydratase family), with the protein MKYLICGAGGFIGGHISQRLLSEGHQVTCVDIKPLELWFQIHDGSNNNSLDLKVLENCEKIVKGHDYVINMACNMGGIGFIEWNKAKCMISVLINTHMLIACEKFKIKKYFFSSTACAYNKDLQQNTFIEGLKEEDAYPANPEDGYGWEKLFSERMCRHFLEDFNLDTKVARYHNIFGPLGTFDGGREKSPAALCRKVAEAKFEGTKDIEVWGDGEQTRSYLFIDDCVDATLSLFNSDFHGPINIGSEEQVSINQMIDMIEDIADYKVSRKYNTNMPVGVRGRSSNNEKIKKELSWEPRYTLRQGLEKTYYWIEDMIRNHKNESLIFTKS; encoded by the coding sequence ATGAAATACTTAATATGTGGAGCAGGTGGCTTCATAGGTGGTCATATTAGCCAGAGATTGTTAAGTGAAGGACATCAGGTTACCTGTGTTGATATTAAGCCCTTAGAACTTTGGTTCCAAATACATGATGGTTCTAATAATAATTCCTTAGATCTTAAAGTTTTAGAAAATTGCGAAAAGATAGTTAAGGGTCATGATTACGTGATCAACATGGCCTGTAATATGGGCGGTATCGGTTTTATTGAGTGGAATAAAGCTAAATGCATGATTTCAGTGTTAATTAACACTCACATGCTAATAGCATGTGAAAAATTCAAAATAAAAAAATATTTTTTTTCATCCACAGCATGCGCTTATAATAAAGATTTACAGCAAAATACTTTTATAGAAGGTCTAAAAGAAGAGGATGCTTACCCAGCTAATCCTGAAGATGGATATGGTTGGGAGAAGCTTTTTAGTGAAAGAATGTGTAGACATTTTTTAGAGGATTTTAATTTAGACACTAAAGTAGCTCGTTATCATAATATATTTGGCCCACTTGGAACTTTTGATGGTGGCAGAGAGAAATCACCTGCTGCCTTATGTCGAAAAGTTGCAGAAGCAAAATTCGAAGGCACAAAAGATATTGAGGTTTGGGGAGATGGAGAACAAACAAGATCTTACTTATTTATTGATGATTGTGTTGATGCTACTCTAAGTCTTTTCAATTCCGATTTTCATGGCCCTATAAATATTGGAAGCGAAGAACAAGTTTCTATTAATCAAATGATTGATATGATCGAAGACATCGCTGATTATAAAGTATCCAGAAAATATAATACTAATATGCCAGTTGGTGTTAGAGGTAGATCTAGCAATAATGAAAAAATTAAAAAGGAATTATCTTGGGAGCCTCGGTACACCCTTCGACAAGGATTAGAAAAGACTTACTATTGGATTGAAGATATGATTAGAAATCATAAAAACGAGTCATTGATATTTACGAAGAGTTAA
- a CDS encoding alcohol dehydrogenase family protein with GroES-like domain,Zinc-binding dehydrogenase (PFAM: Alcohol dehydrogenase GroES-like domain; Zinc-binding dehydrogenase): protein MYSIVATQPGDIGVLQKKEFEISEILPNQVLIKNHSIGVNFIDIYFRKGLYPWPQENNLVLGSEGAGIIEAVGSDVVNLRVGDRVAYAQANNAYATHRILDANLVVRIPEAITFDQAAAAMLKGLTVRYLLKDSFEVKSHHTVLFHAAAGGVGLIAGQWMQVLGAKSIGTAGSDEKCNLAKDHGYGETINYSNEDFLQRVQEITNQSGVDVVYDSVGKDTMFNSFKALKRHGTVVSFGQSSGAYTNLQMTDLAFGSFHLTRPTLFHFYANRNWLENASAELFELISSEKVKLDQVTKYPLENVAQAHTDIENRKTTGSVILEI, encoded by the coding sequence ATGTATTCAATTGTAGCAACTCAACCTGGTGATATTGGCGTTCTTCAAAAAAAAGAATTTGAAATTTCAGAAATTTTACCCAATCAAGTTCTAATTAAAAATCATTCAATTGGAGTCAATTTTATTGATATCTATTTCAGAAAAGGACTCTACCCTTGGCCTCAAGAAAATAACCTTGTCTTAGGCTCTGAGGGGGCGGGTATTATCGAAGCGGTCGGTAGCGATGTTGTCAATTTACGGGTTGGTGATCGAGTTGCTTACGCTCAGGCTAATAATGCTTATGCCACACATCGAATTTTAGATGCTAATCTAGTGGTGAGAATTCCCGAGGCTATCACTTTTGATCAAGCTGCAGCCGCCATGCTCAAAGGATTAACTGTACGTTATCTTTTAAAAGATAGTTTTGAAGTTAAGAGTCATCATACAGTTTTATTTCATGCTGCTGCTGGCGGTGTTGGATTAATCGCTGGTCAATGGATGCAAGTTTTAGGTGCTAAGTCTATTGGCACGGCAGGAAGTGACGAGAAATGTAATTTAGCCAAAGATCATGGTTATGGGGAAACAATTAACTACTCCAATGAAGACTTTTTACAAAGAGTTCAAGAAATTACAAATCAATCAGGAGTTGATGTTGTTTATGATAGTGTCGGTAAAGATACAATGTTCAATTCTTTTAAAGCTCTAAAGCGTCATGGAACAGTTGTCAGTTTTGGTCAGTCATCAGGTGCATATACAAATTTACAGATGACAGATTTAGCTTTTGGTTCTTTTCACCTCACTCGTCCAACCTTGTTTCATTTTTATGCTAATCGAAATTGGTTAGAAAATGCCAGCGCAGAATTATTTGAATTGATAAGCAGCGAGAAAGTTAAACTAGATCAAGTCACCAAGTATCCCCTTGAGAATGTCGCTCAAGCACATACAGATATTGAAAATAGAAAAACGACCGGTTCTGTTATCCTAGAGATTTAA
- a CDS encoding hsp20/alpha-crystallin family protein (PFAM: Hsp20/alpha crystallin family): protein MTTFDLSPLWRSSVGFDEFDRLFDSVFSTNNKGASYPPYNIVKHDKNIYQITMAVAGFDQKQINISQEGNLLTVKGEMGSEKDEDKTEYLYRGIANRNFERKFELADTVKVINADLKNGLLSIDLEREIPEHQKPRQIKINADSKLLSA, encoded by the coding sequence ATGACTACATTTGACTTATCTCCTCTATGGAGATCTTCAGTTGGATTTGATGAGTTTGATAGACTCTTCGACTCCGTATTTTCAACAAATAATAAGGGCGCTTCTTACCCCCCTTATAACATCGTTAAACACGATAAAAATATTTATCAAATTACTATGGCTGTTGCTGGATTTGATCAAAAGCAGATAAATATATCCCAGGAAGGAAATCTTCTAACCGTCAAAGGAGAAATGGGCAGCGAAAAAGATGAAGATAAAACAGAATATCTTTATCGAGGCATTGCCAATCGAAACTTTGAGAGAAAATTTGAATTAGCGGATACTGTAAAAGTCATCAATGCTGATTTAAAAAATGGGCTCTTGAGTATTGATTTGGAAAGAGAAATTCCTGAGCATCAAAAGCCAAGACAAATTAAAATTAATGCAGACTCTAAGTTATTATCTGCCTAA
- a CDS encoding NAD dependent epimerase/dehydratase family protein (PFAM: NAD dependent epimerase/dehydratase family) encodes MKKILITGGSGFLGSHLCEKLLNSKNHILCVDNYFTSSKKNISHLLDFPNFEILRHDITFPLYAEVDEIYNLACPASPIHYQKDPVQTLKVNIMGAVNMLGLAKRTKAKIFQASTSEVYGDPKVSPQKENYWGNVNPIGIRSCYDEGKRAAEALFFDYHRQHKIPIKVGRIFNTYGPRMSVNDGRVVSNFIVQCLKNKPITIYGDGSQTRSFCFVDDLIDGIFKLMNSKKSIIGPINLGNPNEITIIQIASTIKEIIGSKSKISYKKLPSDDPMQRRPDITLAKKTLNWKPVVNLENGLKKTISYFEKEL; translated from the coding sequence ATGAAAAAAATATTAATTACTGGTGGATCTGGATTTTTAGGAAGTCATCTTTGCGAAAAATTATTAAACTCAAAAAACCATATTTTATGTGTGGATAATTATTTTACTAGTTCTAAAAAAAATATCTCTCATTTATTAGACTTTCCAAATTTTGAAATTTTGCGTCATGATATTACTTTTCCTTTATACGCTGAAGTTGATGAAATTTATAATTTGGCCTGCCCCGCTTCCCCAATTCATTATCAAAAAGATCCAGTTCAAACTTTAAAAGTTAATATTATGGGAGCAGTTAATATGCTTGGGTTGGCCAAAAGGACAAAAGCAAAAATATTTCAAGCATCTACAAGTGAAGTTTATGGTGACCCTAAGGTTTCCCCTCAAAAAGAAAACTATTGGGGTAATGTAAATCCGATTGGTATCCGTAGTTGTTATGATGAAGGAAAGAGAGCAGCTGAAGCCCTTTTTTTTGATTATCATAGACAACATAAAATTCCAATAAAGGTTGGCAGAATTTTTAATACCTACGGCCCCAGAATGTCAGTTAATGATGGGAGAGTTGTTTCAAACTTTATCGTGCAATGTCTCAAAAACAAACCGATTACTATTTATGGAGATGGAAGCCAGACTCGAAGTTTTTGCTTTGTTGATGATTTAATTGATGGAATATTCAAACTCATGAATTCTAAGAAATCAATTATAGGTCCTATCAACTTAGGTAATCCCAACGAGATTACGATTATTCAAATTGCTTCTACTATTAAAGAAATCATTGGGAGTAAGTCTAAAATTTCTTATAAAAAATTACCATCAGATGATCCAATGCAAAGAAGACCAGATATAACTTTGGCAAAAAAAACACTAAACTGGAAACCTGTAGTAAATCTGGAAAATGGATTAAAAAAAACAATAAGTTATTTTGAGAAGGAATTATAA
- a CDS encoding PAP2 family phosphatase (PFAM: PAP2 superfamily), protein MNFLTKFQKEEKATCIYLLLGAIVFLFFDYSISKFFYNINSQTKSLFETLTHFGDSLYFFVPTILVWAVIKIIQNKNKIILTISDISLFIFFNILISGIAVQIFKHILGRPRPPMFHSYNLSSLDFFQFDSKWHSFPSGHTATIFAFIFCLIFLFPRIKNILITIAIVIASTRVIVGAHYVSDIFGGALVAYITSILLREKFFQKSKLFQSDQGYLISNENVNLIYKSLEEKLKSIFSLYLSFNFYLKIFVIMLALSIIFFLFPNIDITVSGLFFGQDGSFLASEQDWFIYFVRKMILPFLALLVFFIPIAAAVKQYIYGEKILNKPLRDWTFLFSCLVLGTGVIVNSIFKSFWGRARPNDTLVFGGEQPFTIPWLNVDYCEANCSFVSGDVSFFTLSLAILLIFNKQTWNIFAYSAIILISLLRIMEGDHFLSDTIMSFIITYVVIRALYDLFQLLPEDLNLKRKTKLKRT, encoded by the coding sequence ATGAACTTTCTTACCAAATTCCAAAAAGAAGAAAAAGCAACCTGTATCTATTTACTTTTAGGAGCTATCGTTTTTCTTTTCTTTGATTATTCTATTTCAAAGTTTTTTTATAATATAAATTCACAAACTAAATCTTTATTTGAAACTCTTACACACTTTGGCGACTCTTTATATTTTTTTGTTCCAACGATTTTAGTTTGGGCAGTCATAAAAATTATTCAAAATAAAAATAAAATCATTCTAACAATCAGTGATATTTCATTATTTATATTTTTTAATATTTTAATCAGCGGAATAGCTGTTCAAATTTTTAAACATATCTTAGGCAGACCAAGACCCCCAATGTTTCATTCATATAATTTGTCTTCATTAGATTTTTTTCAATTTGACTCAAAATGGCATTCCTTTCCATCAGGCCATACTGCAACTATTTTTGCATTTATTTTTTGCCTAATATTTCTTTTTCCTAGAATCAAAAATATTTTAATTACAATAGCCATCGTCATTGCATCTACTCGAGTTATTGTAGGCGCTCATTATGTCAGTGATATATTTGGTGGGGCTTTAGTAGCATATATTACAAGCATTTTACTAAGAGAGAAATTTTTTCAAAAATCTAAACTTTTTCAAAGCGATCAAGGATATTTGATATCAAACGAAAATGTTAATTTGATTTACAAAAGTCTTGAAGAAAAACTGAAATCTATATTTTCACTTTATCTCAGTTTTAATTTTTATCTTAAAATATTTGTAATAATGCTCGCTCTTTCAATTATTTTTTTCTTATTTCCGAATATAGATATCACAGTTAGTGGATTATTTTTTGGTCAAGATGGAAGTTTCTTAGCTAGCGAACAAGACTGGTTTATATATTTTGTTAGAAAAATGATTTTACCGTTTTTGGCACTTCTTGTTTTTTTTATACCTATTGCTGCTGCAGTGAAACAATATATTTATGGAGAGAAAATTCTGAATAAGCCTCTAAGAGATTGGACATTTTTATTTTCATGTTTAGTTCTTGGAACAGGTGTAATTGTTAATTCAATTTTTAAAAGTTTTTGGGGAAGAGCTAGGCCTAATGATACTTTAGTATTCGGTGGTGAGCAGCCTTTTACTATTCCTTGGTTAAATGTTGATTACTGTGAGGCTAATTGTAGTTTTGTTTCAGGTGATGTCTCGTTTTTCACATTATCCTTAGCGATTTTATTAATATTTAATAAACAAACTTGGAATATCTTTGCCTATTCTGCAATTATTCTAATTTCTTTATTAAGAATCATGGAAGGTGATCATTTTCTAAGTGATACCATCATGAGTTTTATCATTACTTATGTGGTCATTAGAGCGCTCTATGACTTATTTCAACTTCTGCCTGAAGATCTTAATTTAAAAAGAAAAACCAAGCTTAAAAGAACTTAA
- a CDS encoding Aminotransferase class-III (PFAM: Aminotransferase class-III), with the protein MINTDNVLHGFTDLKNLDSLGPIVLNQAKGIYVYDQDGKKYLDANSGLWNSVVGFDHPRMIETAKKQYEKFSGYHAFFGRISEPAVQLADKLIEISPFKSGKVFYTNSGSEANDTTVKLLWFINRRKGKPNRRKIITRINSYHGVTAVSASMTGKPYNSEFGLPLDGFLHASCPHYWKYSEQNESEEEFTNRMGEDLESLIQKEGADTIAGFFAEPVMGAGGVIPPSQGYFDVVQKILKKYNIPFIADEVICGFGRTGNLWGSQTYNIQPDILIASKCITSGFFPLGAVILGEKMTQEMMEASYKAEEFFHGFTAGGHPVGCALALEAIDIIINEKMIENVRNLEPIFMGGLKKFEELEFIGEARGIGLMGALEMVHDKKTKTPFDGSISIGERVANQCIENGLICRPLGPSIVLCPPFITTEDEMGIIFETLDKTLRKVFDEVKSLG; encoded by the coding sequence ATGATTAATACTGATAACGTTCTTCACGGTTTTACCGATCTAAAAAACTTAGACTCACTAGGTCCGATTGTCTTGAATCAAGCAAAAGGAATTTATGTGTATGACCAAGATGGAAAAAAATATCTTGATGCAAATTCTGGTTTATGGAATTCCGTCGTTGGGTTTGATCACCCTCGAATGATTGAAACGGCTAAAAAACAATATGAAAAATTTTCTGGTTACCATGCTTTCTTTGGAAGAATTTCTGAACCTGCAGTGCAACTAGCTGATAAACTTATCGAAATTTCTCCTTTTAAAAGCGGAAAGGTTTTTTACACTAACTCTGGCTCCGAAGCCAATGATACAACAGTTAAACTTTTATGGTTTATTAATCGTCGTAAAGGAAAACCCAATCGAAGAAAGATAATTACTCGCATCAACTCTTATCATGGTGTAACGGCTGTCTCAGCTTCAATGACAGGAAAGCCCTATAACAGCGAATTTGGTCTTCCATTAGATGGTTTTTTACATGCCTCATGTCCTCATTATTGGAAATATTCTGAGCAAAATGAAAGTGAAGAGGAATTTACAAATAGAATGGGCGAGGATTTAGAGAGTTTAATTCAAAAAGAGGGGGCAGATACCATTGCAGGATTTTTTGCAGAACCAGTAATGGGCGCAGGTGGCGTCATTCCACCTTCACAAGGATACTTTGATGTAGTTCAAAAAATTTTAAAAAAATACAATATTCCTTTTATTGCTGATGAGGTCATATGTGGCTTTGGTCGTACTGGAAATCTTTGGGGCTCTCAAACTTATAATATTCAACCTGATATTTTAATCGCATCTAAATGCATCACCTCAGGCTTTTTCCCTTTAGGCGCTGTCATACTTGGAGAAAAAATGACCCAAGAAATGATGGAAGCTTCCTATAAAGCCGAGGAATTCTTTCACGGATTCACAGCGGGTGGGCATCCTGTAGGTTGCGCTCTAGCGCTTGAGGCTATCGATATCATTATTAATGAGAAAATGATTGAGAATGTTCGAAATTTAGAACCCATATTTATGGGAGGTTTGAAAAAATTTGAAGAGCTTGAATTTATCGGAGAGGCTAGAGGTATTGGTCTAATGGGCGCCCTGGAAATGGTCCACGATAAAAAAACTAAAACACCATTTGATGGATCTATCTCGATTGGTGAGCGAGTAGCTAATCAATGCATTGAGAACGGATTAATCTGTAGACCTTTAGGTCCATCCATTGTTCTTTGTCCTCCTTTTATCACCACAGAAGATGAAATGGGAATAATTTTTGAAACGTTAGATAAGACACTAAGAAAAGTTTTTGACGAAGTTAAATCTCTAGGATAA
- a CDS encoding acyl-CoA thioester hydrolase, YbgC/YbaW family (PFAM: Thioesterase superfamily~TIGRFAM: acyl-CoA thioester hydrolase, YbgC/YbaW family; tol-pal system-associated acyl-CoA thioesterase), with protein MYQFNTKVYYEDTDSGGVVYYANYLKFIERARTNLIQELGFSLRSLSENYDCHFVVKNIHCNYIQSAKLEDELSIKTKFLEIKKASFKLEQIIYREDKAIFESEVLMVNINSKGKPLKIPEPLITAINV; from the coding sequence ATGTATCAATTTAATACAAAAGTTTATTATGAAGATACAGACTCAGGTGGAGTTGTATATTATGCTAATTATCTTAAATTTATAGAAAGAGCTCGTACAAATTTAATTCAAGAATTAGGTTTTTCTTTAAGATCATTAAGTGAAAATTATGATTGTCATTTTGTCGTCAAAAATATTCATTGTAATTATATCCAATCAGCCAAATTAGAAGATGAACTATCAATTAAAACTAAATTTCTAGAAATTAAAAAAGCATCATTTAAATTAGAACAAATTATTTACAGAGAAGATAAGGCTATTTTTGAGTCTGAAGTTTTAATGGTTAATATAAACTCTAAAGGAAAGCCATTAAAAATTCCAGAACCACTTATTACTGCCATAAATGTCTAA